Proteins from a genomic interval of Moorena sp. SIOASIH:
- the ribH gene encoding 6,7-dimethyl-8-ribityllumazine synthase, translated as MAVFEGNFTSSTSLRFAIIIGRFNDLVTGKLLEGCKDCLKRHGIDPNPQGTQVDYIWVPGSFEISLMARQAALSGRYDAVICLGSVIRGQTPHFDYVAAEVAKGIAAAGFQTGVPVIFGILTVDTMQQALERAGIKSNKGWDYAMNAIEMANLIRSFRGQESILGYEESEQGTLGQQTLPFSTNWTIASESDPDS; from the coding sequence ATGGCAGTTTTCGAGGGAAATTTTACGTCATCTACCTCCCTGAGGTTTGCGATTATCATTGGTCGGTTTAATGACCTAGTGACAGGTAAACTCTTAGAGGGGTGTAAAGATTGCTTAAAACGCCATGGCATTGATCCCAATCCCCAAGGTACTCAAGTTGACTATATTTGGGTACCGGGTAGCTTTGAAATTTCATTGATGGCTCGGCAAGCTGCTCTTAGCGGTCGTTATGATGCAGTGATTTGCTTGGGATCAGTGATTCGGGGTCAAACTCCCCATTTTGATTACGTCGCTGCTGAAGTAGCCAAGGGCATTGCTGCTGCCGGTTTTCAAACCGGGGTACCTGTTATTTTTGGTATTCTAACCGTAGATACCATGCAGCAAGCTCTAGAAAGGGCGGGAATCAAGAGCAATAAAGGTTGGGATTATGCCATGAATGCCATAGAAATGGCTAACCTGATCCGAAGTTTTCGAGGTCAAGAGTCAATATTAGGCTATGAAGAGTCTGAACAGGGAACTTTGGGCCAACAAACTCTACCATTCTCGACAAATTGGACCATTGCTTCAGAATCTGACCCTGATTCCTAA
- the psbZ gene encoding photosystem II reaction center protein PsbZ: protein MTIIFQLLLTALVLLSFVLVVGVPVAYATPQNWEQSKRLLWLGSGVWVLLVLLVGALNFLVV, encoded by the coding sequence ATGACTATTATATTCCAACTATTACTCACTGCTCTAGTCCTATTGTCATTTGTCTTGGTAGTCGGTGTACCAGTAGCTTATGCCACACCTCAGAACTGGGAGCAATCAAAACGCTTGCTTTGGCTTGGTTCAGGGGTCTGGGTGCTTCTAGTGCTTCTAGTCGGTGCCCTCAACTTTTTGGTGGTTTAG
- a CDS encoding CBS domain-containing protein, producing the protein MDLILCHTTADFDALGAAVGLTRLKPGAKAVLTGGTHPAVRDFLALHRDEYALIERRSVQLAQINSVIIVDTQKRDRLGKAAEWLDLPQLKAIEIYDHHPVPETDIPATYTQIEPVGATTTLIVEQLQQSQIQLTTAQATVMALGIHVDTGSLTFDQTTPRDGAALTWLMEQGANLRQIAQYVEPGLSPQLEKLFRQSLDLLQRQTHLGYTISWVFLKTPGHVPGLSSLASRLLEVTESDALLLGAEYKRKSKGETLQPADLPVVRFQVEGYSPLPVGGLTVEGSGNYYNKQNYKIQPPSQNNLETQSQTNFQPNNFQPNNLQPNNLQPNNLQPNNLGLLATLREQPWPIGHATRTTQTKLTIIGRTRIEGTDLNQLLQPLGGGGHSQAAAVTLRDCDAQTILEQLVNQLKDQIPQPLTARDLMSSPVRTIRPNTKIKEAQRILLRYGHSGLSVVDQQDKLVGIISRRDLDLALHHGFGHAPVKGYMTKDVKTITPETSMADIQSLMVTYDIGRLPVLEDGQLMGIVTRTDVLRQLFQEELKVKQLKVDGSNLKPANLKPANLKPLLASPLWELLTIAAEKAQERGWHLYLVGGAVRDLLLADGKKPLLLNDIDLVVDGFHRSADAIAGVTLAKELRKIYRKVRLEVHGSFQTAALLWHNDQTFGSLCVDIATARTEFYPYPAANPQVEASSIRQDLYRRDFTINAMAARLTKVNPQSQLPLLDFFGGMLDLRSQKIRVLHANSFIEDPTRIYRAVRFAVRLGFEIEPQTKEYIHYAIESGVYQRTLAENAKVPALQTRLKAELNYMLQAPYWQPALQLLSSLGALRCLHPTLTLDKPLWWRVRLVGRWLQRFDPKQTLRHWQMRLEVLIADLAPEERVKVAKNLQLPVDSVERLQKLEGLQGDFLESLPTCQLKSQIVHMLREYKLPTLVLIGVHSPRAIRCKIWQYLTTWRNVKPPLDGNDLRTLGYKPGAHYREILDALLDATLDRVIQDQAEAKAFLAIHYPPLDKQYLDKK; encoded by the coding sequence ATGGATCTGATTTTGTGTCATACCACTGCTGACTTTGATGCCCTAGGAGCAGCTGTAGGACTGACTCGCCTCAAGCCAGGAGCCAAAGCTGTACTAACTGGGGGGACTCATCCGGCTGTAAGAGATTTTTTGGCACTGCATCGGGATGAGTATGCCCTGATCGAGCGCCGCTCTGTACAATTGGCTCAGATTAATTCCGTAATTATTGTAGATACTCAAAAACGCGATCGCTTAGGGAAAGCAGCTGAGTGGTTAGACTTACCACAGTTAAAGGCTATTGAAATTTACGACCATCATCCCGTACCCGAAACTGATATCCCGGCTACCTATACACAGATTGAACCTGTCGGAGCAACCACCACCTTAATTGTGGAGCAATTACAGCAATCCCAAATCCAGTTAACTACTGCTCAAGCCACGGTGATGGCATTGGGAATCCATGTGGATACAGGTTCCTTGACCTTTGACCAGACAACACCAAGAGATGGGGCTGCTTTGACCTGGTTAATGGAGCAGGGAGCTAATCTGCGGCAGATAGCTCAGTATGTTGAGCCAGGGCTATCTCCTCAATTGGAAAAATTATTTAGGCAATCTCTAGACCTTTTGCAGCGACAAACCCACTTGGGTTACACCATTTCTTGGGTATTCCTAAAGACTCCTGGGCATGTGCCTGGCTTATCCAGTTTGGCATCACGCTTACTAGAAGTAACTGAAAGCGATGCCCTGCTTTTGGGGGCTGAGTATAAACGAAAGTCCAAAGGGGAAACCTTACAACCGGCAGATTTACCAGTTGTAAGGTTTCAGGTTGAAGGTTATTCACCGTTGCCGGTTGGCGGTTTAACGGTTGAAGGTTCTGGAAATTATTATAACAAGCAAAATTACAAAATACAACCTCCAAGCCAAAATAACCTTGAAACTCAATCCCAGACTAACTTTCAACCAAATAACTTTCAACCAAATAACCTTCAACCAAATAACCTTCAACCAAATAACCTTCAACCAAATAACCTTGGCCTATTGGCCACGCTACGCGAACAACCTTGGCCTATTGGCCACGCTACGCGAACAACCCAAACTAAGCTCACTATAATTGGGCGGACGCGAATTGAGGGGACGGATTTGAACCAGTTGTTGCAACCCCTAGGAGGGGGTGGACATTCCCAAGCCGCTGCGGTTACCTTACGAGACTGTGATGCCCAGACAATCCTAGAGCAGCTGGTCAACCAACTAAAAGACCAAATTCCCCAACCTCTGACCGCTCGGGATTTAATGTCATCCCCCGTGCGCACCATTCGCCCCAATACCAAGATTAAGGAAGCCCAGAGAATTTTGTTGCGCTATGGTCATTCAGGCCTTTCAGTAGTAGATCAACAGGACAAGCTGGTGGGAATTATCTCTCGAAGAGACCTGGATTTAGCCTTGCACCACGGTTTTGGCCATGCCCCAGTCAAGGGCTACATGACGAAGGATGTTAAGACCATTACTCCGGAAACCTCGATGGCAGACATTCAGTCCTTGATGGTGACTTACGATATTGGGCGTTTACCCGTTCTAGAGGATGGGCAACTAATGGGGATTGTGACCCGCACTGATGTATTGCGGCAACTGTTTCAGGAAGAGTTGAAGGTTAAGCAGTTGAAGGTTGACGGGTCAAACTTGAAACCGGCTAACCTGAAACCGGCTAACTTAAAACCTCTGTTGGCTTCGCCCCTATGGGAACTTCTGACCATAGCTGCCGAGAAAGCTCAGGAGCGGGGTTGGCATCTGTACCTAGTTGGGGGAGCTGTCAGAGACTTGTTACTAGCGGATGGGAAAAAGCCACTACTCCTAAATGATATCGACTTGGTGGTCGATGGCTTTCACCGCTCAGCGGATGCGATCGCAGGAGTCACCCTGGCCAAGGAACTCCGGAAAATTTACCGTAAGGTGCGCTTGGAAGTACACGGGTCTTTTCAAACCGCTGCCTTGCTATGGCATAATGACCAGACATTTGGCTCCCTTTGTGTAGATATTGCCACTGCTCGTACAGAGTTCTATCCTTATCCCGCTGCTAATCCTCAAGTCGAAGCTAGTTCCATTCGTCAAGACCTTTACCGCCGAGACTTTACCATCAACGCCATGGCGGCAAGGCTGACAAAGGTTAATCCCCAATCTCAATTGCCCCTGTTGGACTTTTTTGGGGGTATGTTAGATTTGCGATCGCAAAAAATTCGAGTCCTACACGCCAATAGCTTTATTGAAGACCCAACCCGAATCTATCGAGCGGTAAGGTTTGCGGTGCGATTGGGATTTGAAATTGAACCCCAAACCAAGGAGTATATCCACTATGCCATTGAGAGCGGGGTATATCAGCGCACCCTAGCCGAAAACGCCAAAGTCCCAGCACTCCAAACCCGACTCAAAGCAGAACTTAACTATATGTTGCAAGCCCCCTACTGGCAACCAGCATTGCAGTTATTGTCCTCATTGGGAGCGTTGCGGTGTCTTCATCCTACCCTGACCCTAGATAAACCATTATGGTGGCGAGTGCGTTTGGTTGGGCGCTGGCTACAGAGATTTGACCCAAAGCAAACCTTAAGGCACTGGCAGATGCGTTTGGAAGTATTGATTGCTGATCTAGCACCAGAAGAACGGGTGAAGGTGGCCAAGAATCTACAGTTGCCCGTAGACAGTGTTGAGCGTCTTCAAAAACTTGAGGGATTGCAAGGGGATTTCCTAGAATCTCTACCAACATGCCAGCTCAAGAGTCAAATCGTCCACATGTTGCGCGAGTATAAATTACCTACCTTAGTATTGATTGGGGTGCATAGTCCTAGAGCGATCCGATGTAAAATTTGGCAGTATCTCACCACTTGGAGGAATGTTAAACCGCCACTGGATGGCAATGATCTCAGAACGTTAGGCTATAAGCCAGGAGCACACTATCGGGAAATTCTAGATGCACTCTTAGACGCAACCCTAGACAGGGTGATTCAGGATCAGGCTGAAGCTAAAGCATTTCTGGCCATACACTATCCACCTCTTGACAAACAATATCTTGACAAAAAATAA
- a CDS encoding histidinol-phosphate transaminase, with protein sequence MLEFIRSDLAELTAYKPHPGGEEGKTPESTVPLDHLDTNECPFDLPGELKEKLAWSYQQLIQANRYPDGGHGELKNAIAEYVNESAALDNLIKPTQISVGNGSDELIRSILIATCLGGEGSILISNPTFSMYSILAQTLGIPVVSVGRREENFEMKIDDAQAAIEQTVTETSNQRPPIRVVFVVHPNSPTANPLTLQELEWLRGLPENILVVIDEAYFEFSQASVVPELADHPNWIVLRTFSKAFRLATHRVGYSIANPELIAALEKIRLPYNLPSFSQAAAIVALNHRETLLASIPEIIGERDKLLKALSEHPALQVWPSAANFIYLRLRQSGNESTSKDLTQVTQAMKDQGTLIRHTGGGLRITVGSPEENTRTLQRLQAVLL encoded by the coding sequence ATGCTAGAATTCATCCGGTCAGATCTAGCCGAATTAACGGCCTACAAACCTCATCCTGGGGGCGAGGAAGGGAAAACACCAGAATCAACTGTTCCCCTGGATCACCTGGATACCAATGAATGCCCCTTTGACTTACCAGGAGAGTTAAAGGAAAAATTAGCTTGGAGCTATCAACAGCTGATTCAAGCTAATCGATATCCCGATGGCGGACATGGGGAACTCAAAAATGCGATCGCAGAATACGTTAACGAATCGGCTGCCCTAGACAACCTAATAAAACCAACCCAGATTTCCGTAGGCAACGGTTCCGATGAACTAATTCGTTCTATTTTAATAGCCACCTGCTTAGGAGGAGAAGGCTCGATCCTAATCTCTAATCCCACCTTCTCGATGTATTCCATACTGGCACAGACCTTAGGAATACCAGTAGTGAGTGTCGGGCGTCGGGAAGAAAACTTTGAAATGAAGATCGACGATGCCCAAGCAGCCATTGAACAGACCGTAACAGAAACCTCGAACCAACGACCACCAATACGAGTAGTATTTGTGGTTCATCCTAACTCTCCTACCGCCAACCCCTTGACTCTCCAGGAATTAGAGTGGCTACGTGGTCTACCAGAGAATATTTTAGTGGTTATTGATGAAGCCTACTTTGAATTCAGCCAAGCCTCAGTAGTCCCAGAATTAGCCGACCATCCCAACTGGATAGTATTGAGGACATTTTCCAAAGCATTTCGTTTAGCCACTCACCGTGTTGGTTATAGCATCGCTAATCCAGAACTAATTGCTGCTCTCGAAAAAATTCGCTTACCCTACAACTTACCCAGCTTTTCCCAAGCTGCTGCCATAGTCGCTCTCAATCACAGAGAAACTCTGCTGGCATCAATTCCCGAGATTATCGGCGAGCGAGATAAGTTACTAAAAGCCCTATCAGAACATCCAGCCTTACAAGTTTGGCCAAGTGCTGCCAACTTCATCTACCTGCGTCTACGACAATCCGGTAACGAGTCTACTAGCAAAGACCTGACTCAGGTAACTCAGGCCATGAAAGATCAAGGCACCCTAATACGTCATACTGGAGGAGGATTGCGGATCACCGTTGGCTCTCCTGAGGAGAATACTCGTACATTGCAACGATTACAAGCAGTTCTCCTGTGA
- a CDS encoding site-2 protease family protein — protein MLSGWRVGSLFGIPLFLDPSWFFILLLVTMINAREFDSSLGSILAWVAGLAMALLLFSSVLLHELGHSLAALSQGIKVNSITLFIFGGIASIDRESKTPAEAFQVAIAGPLVSFILFGLFYFLTLKLPTSAWGYTIANEIARINLVLALFNLIPGLPLDGGQVLKAAVWKLTGDLFTGVRWAARTGKGFGLLALLLGLGMTLVTGTLAFIWPTLIGWFIFRNASAYDQLTTLQEALLKLVASNAMTRDFRVVEANQTLRSFADEYILTDRQNPMPYYAAANGRYRGLVKIEDLHFVERSRWDTETLETIVRPLSEIPTVEEKTPLVEVINSLEELNLKRMSVLSPAGTVAGVIDRGDIVRAVARKLNLAIPPAAIERIKAEGAYPPGFQLVEIAKTLRSLTNT, from the coding sequence ATGCTATCAGGTTGGCGAGTTGGCTCTCTATTCGGAATCCCACTGTTTTTAGACCCATCGTGGTTTTTCATCTTGCTATTGGTAACGATGATTAATGCGCGAGAGTTCGACTCTAGCCTAGGGTCGATTTTGGCTTGGGTAGCTGGATTGGCGATGGCACTGTTGTTATTTAGTTCTGTACTCTTACATGAATTAGGTCACAGTCTAGCTGCCCTCTCCCAGGGTATCAAAGTTAATTCTATTACCCTATTTATATTCGGCGGGATTGCGTCGATTGACCGAGAATCGAAGACTCCAGCAGAAGCCTTTCAAGTAGCGATCGCAGGACCATTAGTCAGTTTCATCCTCTTTGGTCTGTTTTATTTCCTAACTCTGAAATTACCCACCTCGGCTTGGGGATATACCATCGCCAATGAGATAGCGAGAATCAACCTAGTCTTGGCATTATTTAACCTAATTCCTGGTCTACCTTTAGATGGTGGACAAGTGTTGAAAGCAGCAGTCTGGAAACTAACTGGCGATCTCTTTACAGGTGTCCGTTGGGCTGCCAGAACGGGTAAGGGTTTTGGGCTTTTAGCCCTATTGCTGGGATTAGGAATGACTCTGGTGACGGGTACCTTGGCATTCATTTGGCCAACTCTGATTGGCTGGTTTATTTTTCGCAATGCCAGTGCCTATGACCAGCTAACCACCTTGCAAGAAGCCTTACTTAAGCTTGTCGCATCTAATGCCATGACCCGTGACTTTCGGGTAGTGGAAGCCAACCAGACTTTACGTTCTTTTGCTGATGAGTATATCTTAACCGATAGGCAAAACCCAATGCCCTACTACGCTGCAGCTAATGGACGCTATCGTGGGCTAGTGAAAATTGAGGATTTACATTTTGTTGAGCGTAGTCGTTGGGACACTGAGACGTTGGAAACTATAGTGCGCCCTTTATCAGAAATTCCCACAGTGGAGGAGAAAACACCTTTGGTGGAGGTGATTAACAGCTTAGAGGAGCTTAATCTTAAGCGTATGAGCGTACTTTCTCCCGCAGGAACTGTGGCAGGTGTAATTGACCGGGGTGATATAGTCAGAGCTGTTGCTAGAAAGCTAAATTTGGCTATCCCACCGGCTGCTATCGAGCGCATCAAAGCTGAGGGGGCTTATCCTCCTGGGTTTCAGCTAGTAGAAATTGCTAAAACCCTCCGTTCGCTAACAAATACTTGA
- a CDS encoding pentapeptide repeat-containing protein → MMMDGEELLKRYAAGERDFPEANLQGVSLAGVNLSQANLRRANLSQSCLKGAILKGVNLREANLSGANLQGSDLCEANLIVSNLSQANLTKANLSNANLRSCRLIGVNLSKANLSEAILSEAILQNANLSHAKLISTSLNRAKLSQALLDGAILEGASLNNCILIEANLIGANLSHTLLSGANLTKANLNQADLSGAIASGCTMRNTILTDANLRGARMSWTILHGANLTKANLYRANLCWSNLSEAILIEAVLIDANLNQANLREAKLSKAIMPSGSQHQ, encoded by the coding sequence ATGATGATGGATGGGGAAGAATTACTGAAGCGATATGCTGCTGGAGAACGGGACTTTCCAGAAGCTAATCTACAGGGAGTATCTCTGGCGGGAGTAAACCTGAGCCAAGCTAACCTACGACGTGCTAATCTCAGCCAGAGTTGTCTCAAGGGCGCTATTCTTAAAGGTGTCAATCTGCGAGAAGCGAATTTATCTGGTGCTAATCTACAGGGAAGTGACCTGTGTGAAGCCAACCTTATTGTTAGTAACCTGAGTCAGGCAAATCTAACTAAGGCTAACTTGAGTAATGCTAATCTACGCAGTTGCCGCCTGATTGGAGTCAATCTCAGTAAAGCTAATCTGAGTGAAGCAATTCTGAGTGAGGCAATTCTCCAGAATGCTAACTTGAGTCACGCAAAACTGATTAGCACATCCTTGAACCGAGCCAAGCTTTCCCAAGCCCTCTTGGACGGAGCGATTTTGGAGGGAGCATCCCTCAACAATTGTATTCTGATCGAAGCGAATCTGATTGGGGCAAATTTGTCCCATACCCTGCTCAGTGGAGCCAACTTGACTAAGGCCAATCTCAATCAAGCAGACTTGAGTGGTGCAATAGCAAGTGGCTGCACCATGAGAAACACTATCCTAACGGATGCGAATCTCAGAGGAGCAAGGATGAGTTGGACAATTCTCCATGGTGCTAATCTCACCAAGGCTAATTTATACCGAGCTAACCTGTGTTGGTCGAATCTTAGCGAGGCAATATTGATTGAAGCTGTTTTAATTGATGCTAATCTGAATCAGGCTAACCTGCGTGAAGCTAAACTTAGCAAAGCAATTATGCCAAGTGGCAGTCAGCATCAATAG
- a CDS encoding HAD family hydrolase has translation MSLAPLSEAFETNRFESISLIATDIDGTLTLSGKFTSSLFHALEELTKTGIQVLLITGRSAGWVNGLKTYLPVIGAIAENGGLYFPKDSEIPETLTPIEDLTQHRQSLNHTFQVLKAQFPQLQESVDNRFRLTDWTFDVRGLAFVQLQTLAELCQQQGWGFTYSTVQCHIKPIEQDKATGLLQVLTRHFPQLKPEEIITVGESPNDESMFDTSKFPLSVGVANVLEYTNYLTHKPAYVTYAKESEGFCELAQLLLLKTFTG, from the coding sequence ATGTCCCTTGCACCTCTGTCTGAGGCTTTTGAGACTAATCGCTTTGAAAGTATTAGTTTAATTGCTACCGATATTGATGGCACCTTAACTCTGAGTGGCAAATTTACTTCCTCCTTATTCCATGCCCTAGAAGAATTGACCAAGACAGGAATCCAAGTGTTGCTGATTACAGGTCGTTCCGCTGGCTGGGTGAATGGCCTGAAAACTTATCTGCCGGTTATAGGAGCGATCGCAGAAAATGGCGGTCTATATTTCCCCAAAGATAGTGAAATCCCAGAAACCTTAACCCCTATTGAGGATTTAACCCAGCATCGCCAGAGTCTCAATCACACCTTCCAAGTCCTAAAAGCTCAATTTCCCCAGCTACAAGAATCTGTGGATAACCGCTTTCGGTTGACGGATTGGACATTTGATGTTAGAGGATTAGCCTTTGTCCAATTACAAACCCTGGCAGAACTCTGTCAACAACAGGGTTGGGGCTTCACTTACAGTACAGTTCAGTGCCATATTAAGCCAATCGAGCAAGATAAAGCAACAGGCTTGCTACAAGTGTTAACCAGACACTTTCCCCAACTCAAACCAGAGGAGATTATAACCGTTGGTGAGAGTCCTAATGATGAGTCTATGTTTGATACCAGCAAGTTTCCTCTATCCGTGGGGGTCGCTAATGTCTTAGAGTACACTAATTATTTGACTCACAAGCCAGCCTATGTCACTTATGCTAAAGAATCTGAGGGCTTTTGCGAGTTAGCACAATTGTTACTGCTGAAGACCTTTACTGGATAA
- a CDS encoding tetratricopeptide repeat protein has protein sequence MATLRLHPLRLKLSNWVIIALSAAILPLCFASVTLSQSSDNDNPNPLELTAPDPLLPSLSPDEPLNPSERSRLKQALDELNAQAQAEFKAGNQSKAFDIWYREIRLRRVLGDPVAEVQTLGRVGGVAWNENNKQSVQLITARLEEIQQENEAEDSINLPLLKALGKAYEQIRVPGQALTVYEQILADARNQEDMAGVEATLKTMGELHMAWFDYPKAAETYEELLAQAQNQAQNQRDVPLEPLRDRINEEVAYLQELAYIYDQDQQPDQALPKKQQLVDIYLNQGNDTQIPALKIAIASDYNALNQPEKASQTYQEAYSLAWSLQQFAHASEALQPLAELYLTSKQPEFALQVYEVLLQVEQQSYNYYGLMNTYDKIGQTYLDMNNYPQALAAFQKGLDLAESLQHREAYFVNKIQLVNRENL, from the coding sequence ATGGCTACCTTGCGCTTACATCCTCTCAGACTCAAACTAAGCAACTGGGTAATTATAGCATTATCCGCTGCTATACTCCCGTTATGTTTTGCTAGTGTGACTTTGTCCCAATCAAGTGATAATGATAATCCCAATCCATTGGAACTGACTGCTCCTGATCCCCTACTGCCTTCGTTATCCCCAGACGAACCTCTCAACCCTTCCGAACGTTCTAGACTCAAGCAAGCTTTGGATGAACTGAATGCTCAAGCTCAAGCTGAATTCAAAGCTGGTAATCAATCCAAAGCCTTTGACATCTGGTATCGGGAAATCCGACTGCGGCGAGTGCTAGGGGATCCTGTGGCAGAAGTGCAAACTTTGGGCAGAGTAGGAGGAGTTGCCTGGAATGAAAACAATAAGCAGTCAGTGCAACTAATTACGGCACGCTTGGAAGAGATTCAGCAGGAAAATGAAGCAGAAGACTCGATCAATCTGCCACTCTTAAAAGCTTTGGGTAAGGCTTATGAACAGATCCGAGTGCCAGGACAAGCCTTGACAGTCTATGAGCAAATTCTCGCTGATGCTCGCAATCAGGAGGATATGGCAGGGGTTGAGGCTACCTTGAAGACTATGGGTGAATTGCACATGGCTTGGTTTGATTATCCCAAAGCAGCAGAAACCTATGAGGAATTACTGGCTCAAGCTCAGAATCAAGCTCAGAATCAACGCGATGTTCCTTTGGAACCGCTTCGCGATCGCATAAATGAAGAAGTGGCTTATTTACAAGAGCTAGCTTATATCTACGACCAAGACCAACAACCAGACCAGGCATTGCCCAAAAAGCAGCAATTAGTGGACATTTACCTCAATCAAGGCAATGATACCCAGATTCCAGCCCTAAAAATTGCGATCGCATCTGACTACAATGCCCTCAATCAACCAGAAAAAGCTAGTCAAACCTATCAAGAAGCCTATTCCTTAGCCTGGTCTCTACAGCAGTTTGCCCATGCTAGCGAAGCACTACAACCTCTAGCAGAACTTTACCTTACCTCTAAGCAGCCAGAGTTTGCCTTGCAAGTTTATGAGGTTTTGCTTCAAGTTGAACAACAGTCCTATAATTATTATGGCTTGATGAATACTTACGACAAAATTGGTCAAACTTATCTGGATATGAATAACTATCCTCAAGCCTTAGCAGCATTTCAAAAGGGGCTAGACTTGGCTGAATCATTGCAGCATCGAGAAGCTTATTTTGTCAATAAAATTCAGCTAGTGAACCGGGAAAATTTGTAG
- a CDS encoding transposase, which translates to MNKKQSYWGCQQVRLSPDKDLLAVIEYICRESNNIYNCSVYYARQIWFKARRIVNRSELCQEMKYNKHFSAMYVSASQQVCNGVAESFKSFQKLDKLYKAGKLNDKPKPPRYRKSGGMFTVSYPKRWLKLVNNKLRFPLGRQVKAWFGLSEFYVAFPSNLDWESIKEVRILPRNGHFYVEFVYKLKSKNLNIDSSKILGIDHGIDNWLTCVDTLGNGFIVDGKHIKSLNQWYNKRVSFFKEGHGKDYWTKQLANISEKRNRQMRDGVNKAARLVINHCLINGIGTIVFGWNKGQKNGLNIGKKNNQKFIQIPTDRLKNRIFQMCAIYGITFVETEESYSSKASSLDNDSLPIFGEKPVGWKPSGKRVKRGLYRTASNLYVNADCNGALNIIRKVAGTIGSDLIELSRGALTTPVRVRLWTLNESPSF; encoded by the coding sequence ATGAACAAAAAACAATCTTACTGGGGATGCCAACAAGTAAGATTGTCACCTGACAAAGACTTGTTGGCAGTAATTGAGTACATATGCAGAGAGTCAAACAATATTTACAACTGCTCTGTTTACTATGCAAGGCAAATATGGTTTAAAGCTCGTCGAATTGTGAACAGGTCTGAGCTGTGCCAGGAGATGAAGTACAACAAACATTTTTCTGCTATGTACGTAAGTGCTTCTCAACAGGTTTGCAATGGGGTAGCTGAATCTTTTAAATCTTTCCAGAAACTAGACAAGTTGTACAAAGCTGGAAAATTGAACGACAAACCTAAGCCTCCCAGGTACAGAAAATCAGGAGGAATGTTCACTGTTTCATATCCAAAAAGATGGCTGAAGTTGGTTAATAACAAGCTTCGGTTTCCGTTAGGTAGGCAGGTCAAAGCATGGTTTGGGTTGTCCGAGTTTTACGTCGCATTTCCTTCTAACCTTGACTGGGAAAGCATCAAGGAGGTTCGGATATTACCAAGAAACGGACATTTTTATGTCGAATTTGTTTACAAATTAAAATCAAAAAATCTTAACATAGATTCCAGTAAAATACTGGGTATTGACCATGGGATTGATAATTGGTTGACATGTGTTGATACCTTAGGTAATGGCTTTATAGTTGATGGCAAGCATATTAAGAGCTTGAATCAGTGGTACAACAAGCGTGTATCCTTCTTTAAGGAAGGGCACGGAAAAGATTATTGGACAAAACAACTGGCAAATATATCAGAAAAGCGAAACCGTCAAATGCGTGACGGAGTCAATAAAGCTGCCAGGTTAGTTATCAATCACTGTCTTATAAACGGAATTGGAACTATCGTCTTTGGCTGGAATAAAGGACAAAAAAATGGCCTTAACATAGGGAAAAAAAACAATCAAAAATTTATCCAAATCCCTACAGATAGGTTGAAAAATCGAATTTTTCAGATGTGCGCTATTTATGGAATCACTTTTGTTGAGACAGAAGAAAGTTATTCAAGTAAAGCGAGTTCACTAGATAATGATAGTCTTCCCATATTCGGTGAAAAACCCGTGGGCTGGAAGCCTTCAGGAAAAAGAGTGAAACGCGGATTGTATAGAACTGCATCAAATTTATATGTCAACGCAGATTGTAATGGTGCATTAAATATCATCAGAAAAGTAGCGGGAACTATCGGCTCTGACCTGATAGAACTCAGTAGAGGTGCTTTGACTACGCCTGTAAGAGTTCGATTGTGGACTCTTAACGAATCCCCGTCTTTTTAA